The Arachis hypogaea cultivar Tifrunner chromosome 16, arahy.Tifrunner.gnm2.J5K5, whole genome shotgun sequence genome contains a region encoding:
- the LOC112755103 gene encoding uncharacterized protein isoform X1: MTLRLLSAPPSFPLFTCHASSTTAAAARPLSLPPPPPPLPQLSSSPPTSSTPQSPLTCALHCPHFQSCSGCTHEFNLHRPDILEDATDFFRKHGVSDFTFDTCKLWGWRCRAKLAVRGSSSDPLIGLYEEGTHNVVDIPQCKAHHPNINAAVELLRQGIAELDIEPYVEDEGTGELRYVQMAVTTHNTSLPAAERYMNGKVQVTLVWNSRNENSPSSDKLNELANFLWKNGGPKSKLHLLHSVWVNFQTSTNNIIFGNRWRHLLGERDFWEHVGGIDVSLAPSSFGQANTRAFDVLLRKLQKYVPHRASVADLYAGAGVIGLSLAATRKCRSVKCIEINKESKASFEKTIGRLPATVDSSITWHHADASREPFLWLVGSDVVVVDPPRKGLDVSLKDALQNISSMERKVFSSFESCSSNSVKEEKRPWVLRAKEDSVQVGRKPPPENIPQSVPQTLIYISCGWESFKEDCKSLLSSKAWHLDKAHGFNFFPGTQSIEILAVFKRGPQKKKPGKKKKKHL; encoded by the exons ATGACCCTCCGTCTTCTCTCAGCTCCACCTTCCTTCCCTCTCTTCACCTGCCATGCTTCCTCCACCACCGCCGCCGCTGCCCGTCCCCTCTCTTTGCCTCCGCCTCCGCCTCCGCTTCCTCAACTCTCGTCGTCACCCCCTACTTCTTCCACTCCTCAGTCCCCGCTAACTTGCGCACTTCACTGCCCTCACTTCCAGTC GTGCTCTGGGTGCACACACGAGTTCAATCTCCACCGTCCGGATATACTGGAAGATGCTACCGATTTCTTTCGGAAACATGGCGTCTCCGATTTCACTTTCGATACCTGCAAATTG TGGGGTTGGAGGTGCCGTGCGAAATTGGCTGTGCGTGGCTCTTCATCGGACCCTCTCATTGGTCTCTATGAAGAGGGTACTCATAACGTAGTTGACATTCCACAGTGCAAAG CTCATCATCCTAATATTAATGCTGCTGTTGAGCTGCTTAGACAGG GTATTGCTGAATTGGATATTGAACCATATGTTGAAGATGAGGGTACTGGCGAGTTGCGATATGTTCAG ATGGCTGTAACAACACACAACACGTCTCTTCCAGCAGCAGAAAGATATATGAATG GAAAGGTTCAGGTTACTTTAGTTtggaattcaagaaatgaaaatTCACCTAGTTCAGATAAATTGAATGAATTGGCAAAT TTTCTATGGAAAAACGGTGGGCCCAAGAGCAAGCTTCATTTACTCCATTCTGTGTGGGTCAACTTTCAGACTTCGACAAACAAT ATAATTTTTGGGAATAGATGGAGACATCTTCTTGGAGAAAGAGATTTTTGGGAACATGTTGGTGGAATTGATGTGTCCTTGGCTCCTTCTAGTTTTGGCCAGGCAAACACTAGG GCTTTTGATGTCTTGCTTCGGAAGTTACAGAAATATGTTCCACATAGGGCATCTGTTGCAGATTTGTATGCTGGAGCTGGGGTAATTGGGTTGTCATTAGCTGCCACTAGAAAGTGCAG GTCCGTTAAATGCATCGAGATTAACAAAGAGTCAAAGGCATCTTTTGAGAAGACTATTGGTCGGTTGCCTGCCACAGTTGACAGCAGTATCACGTGGCATCATGCCGATGCTTCCAGA GAACCTTTTTTATGGCTTGTGGGTTcagatgttgttgttgttgatcctCCCAGAAAAGGACTAGATGTATCACTAAAAGATGCATTGCAGAATATATCATCAATGGAGCGAAAAGTCTTTTCATCATTTGAGAG TTGCAGCTCAAACTCAGTCAAGGAAGAGAAACGACCGTGGGTTTTACGTGCTAAAGAAGATTCAGTCCAGGTTGGAAGAAAACCGCCTCCTGAGAACATTCCTCAATCAGTGCCCCAAACCCTGATATACATAAGTTGTGGATGGGAAAGCTTTAAGGAG GACTGTAAGTCATTGTTGTCCAGTAAGGCTTGGCATTTGGATAAAGCTCATGGGTTTAATTTCTTTCCTGGTACCCAAAG CATTGAAATTCTAGCAGTGTTCAAGAGGGGACCTCAGAAAAAGAAAcctggaaagaaaaagaaaaaacacttgTAA
- the LOC112755103 gene encoding uncharacterized protein isoform X2 has translation MTLRLLSAPPSFPLFTCHASSTTAAAARPLSLPPPPPPLPQLSSSPPTSSTPQSPLTCALHCPHFQSCSGCTHEFNLHRPDILEDATDFFRKHGVSDFTFDTCKLWGWRCRAKLAVRGSSSDPLIGLYEEGTHNVVDIPQCKAHHPNINAAVELLRQGIAELDIEPYVEDEGTGELRYVQMAVTTHNTSLPAAERYMNGKVQVTLVWNSRNENSPSSDKLNELANFLWKNGGPKSKLHLLHSVWVNFQTSTNNIIFGNRWRHLLGERDFWEHVGGIDVSLAPSSFGQANTRAFDVLLRKLQKYVPHRASVADLYAGAGVIGLSLAATRKCRSVKCIEINKESKASFEKTIGRLPATVDSSITWHHADASREPFLWLVGSDVVVVDPPRKGLDVSLKDALQNISSMERKVFSSFESSNSVKEEKRPWVLRAKEDSVQVGRKPPPENIPQSVPQTLIYISCGWESFKEDCKSLLSSKAWHLDKAHGFNFFPGTQSIEILAVFKRGPQKKKPGKKKKKHL, from the exons ATGACCCTCCGTCTTCTCTCAGCTCCACCTTCCTTCCCTCTCTTCACCTGCCATGCTTCCTCCACCACCGCCGCCGCTGCCCGTCCCCTCTCTTTGCCTCCGCCTCCGCCTCCGCTTCCTCAACTCTCGTCGTCACCCCCTACTTCTTCCACTCCTCAGTCCCCGCTAACTTGCGCACTTCACTGCCCTCACTTCCAGTC GTGCTCTGGGTGCACACACGAGTTCAATCTCCACCGTCCGGATATACTGGAAGATGCTACCGATTTCTTTCGGAAACATGGCGTCTCCGATTTCACTTTCGATACCTGCAAATTG TGGGGTTGGAGGTGCCGTGCGAAATTGGCTGTGCGTGGCTCTTCATCGGACCCTCTCATTGGTCTCTATGAAGAGGGTACTCATAACGTAGTTGACATTCCACAGTGCAAAG CTCATCATCCTAATATTAATGCTGCTGTTGAGCTGCTTAGACAGG GTATTGCTGAATTGGATATTGAACCATATGTTGAAGATGAGGGTACTGGCGAGTTGCGATATGTTCAG ATGGCTGTAACAACACACAACACGTCTCTTCCAGCAGCAGAAAGATATATGAATG GAAAGGTTCAGGTTACTTTAGTTtggaattcaagaaatgaaaatTCACCTAGTTCAGATAAATTGAATGAATTGGCAAAT TTTCTATGGAAAAACGGTGGGCCCAAGAGCAAGCTTCATTTACTCCATTCTGTGTGGGTCAACTTTCAGACTTCGACAAACAAT ATAATTTTTGGGAATAGATGGAGACATCTTCTTGGAGAAAGAGATTTTTGGGAACATGTTGGTGGAATTGATGTGTCCTTGGCTCCTTCTAGTTTTGGCCAGGCAAACACTAGG GCTTTTGATGTCTTGCTTCGGAAGTTACAGAAATATGTTCCACATAGGGCATCTGTTGCAGATTTGTATGCTGGAGCTGGGGTAATTGGGTTGTCATTAGCTGCCACTAGAAAGTGCAG GTCCGTTAAATGCATCGAGATTAACAAAGAGTCAAAGGCATCTTTTGAGAAGACTATTGGTCGGTTGCCTGCCACAGTTGACAGCAGTATCACGTGGCATCATGCCGATGCTTCCAGA GAACCTTTTTTATGGCTTGTGGGTTcagatgttgttgttgttgatcctCCCAGAAAAGGACTAGATGTATCACTAAAAGATGCATTGCAGAATATATCATCAATGGAGCGAAAAGTCTTTTCATCATTTGAGAG CTCAAACTCAGTCAAGGAAGAGAAACGACCGTGGGTTTTACGTGCTAAAGAAGATTCAGTCCAGGTTGGAAGAAAACCGCCTCCTGAGAACATTCCTCAATCAGTGCCCCAAACCCTGATATACATAAGTTGTGGATGGGAAAGCTTTAAGGAG GACTGTAAGTCATTGTTGTCCAGTAAGGCTTGGCATTTGGATAAAGCTCATGGGTTTAATTTCTTTCCTGGTACCCAAAG CATTGAAATTCTAGCAGTGTTCAAGAGGGGACCTCAGAAAAAGAAAcctggaaagaaaaagaaaaaacacttgTAA
- the LOC112755102 gene encoding uncharacterized protein produces the protein MVMGAEPQFARSLIHKIYDPLAKQIHFAAPISSLRTNELELVRGILRMLQGFSGSLFFWDHSANSFCSKSGIYLSHLSQRSLNSLLTQFIHAATCLQLVEITIDKVEAAAAKPPPTLKAFASSALAWLKRLRDIALKEESPAGNADGLTTPTLLGLANSLSSLCSGAEFLFRIVHEAIPRAYFELGASIPTADLAVHVLDYLHKKLDEMCLVQGGEDEAYQMVLCMYIGSLLPYIQGLDSWLFEGILDDPSNEMFFFANKEVSVDEAEFWEKSYLLRKLHHSKLHGEFSSKNYVNDPLPASNDKQMRGRESTSLSGTIKGKEQSTIDCPACPFFIKDLAKSIVSAGKSLQLMRYAPNSLAVCSKGSNYEIGTTKYFNYGVYPAQNKAGLTLAEVFSVSLAGLIGDGDHVHKYFWQDDWYESEYTLSCVKDEKTESKGNENLTALPHSEKIWYKFLNDALSQKSSADLKQKYEGISNDAGEVKEAKVVEDEFQLLMRSYVNNPVIAVCQMDLRKNSDVLRKLNISRKFCLPSLNDEVLRTAVFGGGSTTFSDVKGTNYTFGFQYGEPEYLRSQDDRKLLEMLLPFPTLLPSFQDDLPVSELLPFQRNSTLPSRVLHWMQNVDLRTTPLPLVIMQYCLSMYIQKQVDYIGRNMLLKLMNEWRLMDELAVLRAIYLLGSGDLLQHFLTLIFNKLDKGETWEDDFELNSILQESISNSADCMLLSTPDSLVVSITKNVDQDEHALTAGVLSSTPHKSHINSFGIDGLDMLKFTYKVPWPLELIVNADAIRKYDQVMRFLLKVKRAKSVLDKVRRWMWKGRGSSTNDRKHHWIVEQKLLHFVDAFHQYVMDRVYHSAWRELCEGMKAAKSLDEVIEVHEAYMLSIQRQCFVVPDKLGALIASRINSILGLALDFYTIQQTLSSGGAVSAINARCEMEVDRIEKQFDDCIAFLLRVLSFKLNVGHFPHLADLVTRINYNYFYMTANGNLMTGSSSGSVTSRLGRNV, from the exons ATGGTTATGGGGGCAGAACCACAGTTTGCCCGAAGCTTAATCCACAAAATCTATGATCCCTTGGCCAAGCAAATACACTTCGCAGCTCCAATATCGTCCTTGCGAACTAATGAACTCGAACTC GTACGTGGTATTTTGCGAATGCTGCAAGGGTTTTCTGGTTCCCTCTTCTTTTGGGATCACAGTGCCAACAGTTTTTGTAGCAAGAGTGGAATATACTTGAGTCACTTGTCCCAGAGAAGTCTCAATTCTCTTCTCACTCAGTTCATCCATGCTGCCACCTGTCTCCAGTTGGTGGAGATTACCATTGATAAGGTCGAAGCTGCGGCGGCGAAACCTCCTCCGACTCTGAAGGCATTTGCGTCCTCTGCTCTGGCCTGGCTTAAG CGGTTGCGTGATATTGCGTTGAAGGAGGAAAGCCCTGCAGGCAATGCTGATGGCTTAACCACTCCCACCTTGTTAGGATTGGCGAATTCTTTATCGAG TCTTTGCTCAGGTGCTGAGTTCCTATTCCGAATAGTCCATGAAGCGATACCCAGGGCATACTTTGAGCTTGGTGCATCTATACCAACAGCAGATCTAGCAGTTCACGTGCTTGACTATCTGCATAAGAAGCTTGATGAGATGTGTCTTGTACAAGGTGGTGAG GATGAAGCTTATCAAATGGTGCTGTGTATGTATATTGGAAGCTTATTGCCATATATTCAGGGTCTAGATTCTTGGCTTTTTGAAGGAATACTTGATGATCCTTCTAACGAg ATGTTCTTTTTTGCTAATAAAGAAGTATCAGTTGATGAGGCTGAGTTTTGGGAGAAGAGTTATTTATTAAGGAAGTTACATCATAGTAAATTACATGGTGAGTTCTCTTCCAAAAATTATGTTAATGATCCTCTACCAGCATCAAATGACAAGCAAATGCGTGGTAGGGAATCCACCTCTTTATCTGGAACAATTAAAGGGAAAGAACAGAGCACAATAGACTGTCCAGCTTGTCCCTTTTTTATTAAGGATTTAGCCAAGTCAATAGTTTCAGCTGGGAAATCTTTGCAGCTGATGCGCTATGCCCCTAATTCATTAGCAGTTTGTAGCAAAGGAAGTAATTATGAGATTGGAACTACTAAATATTTTAACTATGGTGTGTATCCTGCTCAAAACAAAGCTGGGTTAACATTGGCAGAAgttttttctgtgtcactagcTGGGCTTATAGGTGATGGTGACCATGTGCACAAGTACTTTTGGCAAGATGACTGGTATGAATCTGAATACACACTTTCCTGTGTAAAGGATGAAAAAACAGAGAGTAAGGGCAATGAAAATCTAACTGCTCTGCCACACTCAGAAAAGATTTGGTATAAGTTCTTGAATGATGCTTTATCTCAGAAAAGCTCAGCTGATTTGAAGCAAAAATATGAAGGCATTAGTAATGATGCAGGAGAAGTGAAAGAAGCTAAAGTGGTTGAAGATGAATTCCAACTCTTAATGAGATCATATGTAAACAATCCAGTTATTGCTGTATGTCAAATGGACCTTAGGAAAAACAGTGATGTGTTGAGAAAATTGAATATATCACGAAAGTTCTGCTTGCCTTCTTTAAATGATGAGGTTTTAAGAACGGCTGTATTTGGTGGAGGAAGTACAACTTTTTCTGATGTTAAGGGAACGAACTATACTTTCGGTTTTCAGTATGGTGAGCCTGAGTATCTTCGCTCACAGGATGACAGAAAGCTACTGGAAATGTTGCTTCCTTTTCCGACACTTCTGCCTTCATTTCAG GATGATCTTCCTGTGTCAGAGCTTTTGCCTTTCCAGAGAAACAGCACTCTTCCTTCAAGGGTTCTTCACTGGATGCAAAATGTTGACCTAAGGACTACCCCACTCCCTCTTGTTATTATGCAGTACTGTCTATCTATGTACATTCAGAAACAG GTGGATTATATTGGGAGGAATATGTTATTGAAGTTGATGAATGAATGGAGGTTGATGGATGAGCTTGCAGTGTTGCGTGCTATATACTTGCTGGGTTCAG GTGATTTGTTGCAACACTTTCTGACTTTAATTTTCAATAAGTTGGACAAGGGTGAAACATGGGAAGATGATTTTGAATTGAACTCAATATTACAG GAATCAATCAGTAATTCTGCTGATTGTATGCTGTTAAGTACTCCAGATTCATTGGTAGTATCAATAACAAAAAATGTTGACCAGGATGAGCATGCTTTGACAGCTGGTGTTCTTTCAAGTACTCCTCATAAAAGTCACATCAATAGCTTTGGAATTGATGGCCTTGATATGCTGAAATTCACATATAAG GTCCCTTGGCCTCTTGAACTTATTGTCAATGCAGATGCAATTAGGAAATATGACCAG GTGATGCGGTTCTTGTTGAAGGTCAAGCGTGCGAAATCTGTACTAGATAAAGTGCGAAGATGGATGTGGAAG GGTAGAGGATCTTCAACAAACGACAGAAAACATCATTGGATAGTGGAGCAGAAACTCCTTCATTTTGTGGACGCTTTTCACCAATATGTAATGGATAGG GTATATCACAGTGCATGGCGTGAACTATGTGAAGGGATGAAAGCAGCTAAATCTCTGGACGAAGTCATTGAAGTCCATGAGGCGTACATGTTATCCATTCAACGACAGTGCTTTGTGGTTCCTGATAAGCTG GGGGCTTTGATTGCTAGTCGCATTAACAGCATCCTTGGCTTAGCCTTAGACTTCTATACCATTCAGCAAACGTTAAGCAGTGGTGGAGCTGTTTCGGCAATCAACGCAAGGTGCGAGATGGAAGTGGACCGGATAGAGAAACAGTTTGATGATTGCATTGCTTTCTTACTCAGGGTCTTATCTTTCAAACTGAATGTTGGGCATTTCCCACATTTGGCGGATTTGGTCACCAGAATTAACTACAATTACTTCTACATGACTGCTAATGGAAATTTGATGACTGGCTCCAGCTCTGGTAGCGTCACTTCAAGATTGGGTAGAAATGTCTGA
- the LOC112755104 gene encoding small ribosomal subunit protein bS21c, which yields MMAASSSLSNFFSFFLPSKQPPPSPSPPPPQIAITTRHKPTPNSVSLVAQKQQHDPSSSSSSSSSELSSVMCPSLAHANTLFFRSAYNVQVVVDDNEPEERLLNRFRREVMKAGVIQECKRRRFFENKQDQKKRKSREAAKRNKRSRRPPMRSPMQNRQDVLSTTTKKEEDDDNWDLPEEDGLSA from the exons ATGATGGCAGCCTCATCCTCCCTCTCCAacttcttctcattcttcttaccCTCAAAACAACCGCCACCATCTCCGTCGCCACCGCCACCACAAATCGCCATAACCACTCGCCACAAGCCCACTCCCAACTCCGTCTCCCTCGTCGCCCAAAAACAGCAACATGACccctcgtcttcttcttcttcttcctcctcggaGCTTTCTTCAGTGATGTGCCCTTCCCTGGCGCACGCGAACACGCTGTTCTTCCGATCGGCGTACAATGTGCAGGTGGTGGTAGACGACAACGAGCCCGAGGAGAGGCTCCTCAACAGGTTCCGCCGGGAAGTTATGAAGGCCGGCGTCATTCAAGAGTGCAAGCGCCGGAGGTTCTTTGAGAACAAACAGGACCAGAAGAAGCGCAAGTCTCGCGAAGCTGCCAAGCGTAACAAACGTAGCAG GCGCCCACCGATGAGATCTCCAATGCAGAACAGGCAGGATGtcctctcaacaacaactaagaaGGAGGAAGATGATGATAACTGGGATCTACCTGAAGAAGACGGATTGAGCGCATGA
- the LOC112755105 gene encoding uncharacterized protein At4g15970, which yields MRALALRKPLHLPLIAFLIVLLCFLLYHYNGSLEQADIKSVLKSPSTLQRQELVQVLKKVAMPDRTIILTMVDESWARPGSILDVFLQSFKHGDGTQRFLNHLAVIAMDPKAYEYCISLHHHCIHPNTFVHYFATKIQSTTGPDHSSFSWRRNNVLLEMLELGYNTIFTEADVLWLRSPLSHFNPIQELSISCDSSGNVQSGDYSHDGGIFFLKANGIAFEFLKYWKLVKFLFPKSPDEDSLCATIAQNQDMVAAYGFRVNHIDTTYFGGFCQQNKDMLMEASTIHANCCEDLTNKVHDLRSVLDDWIQFRKNVSGSGKMIMGRPWKCLGRKFT from the exons ATGAGAGCTTTAGCATTGAGAAAGCCTCTTCATCTTCCTCTGATAGCTTTCTTGATCGTGTTGCTGTGTTTCCTTCTGTATCACTATAATGGGTCACTTGAACAAGCTGACATAAAGAGTGTGCTCAAATCTCCATCAACT TTACAAAGACAAGAGTTGGTTCAAGTGCTGAAGAAAGTGGCCATGCCAGACAGAACAATCATCCTAACCATGGTGGATGAATCATGGGCAAGACCTGGATCTATTCTTGACGTTTTTCTTCAAAGCTTCAAACATGGAGATGGGACTCAAAGATTCTTGAATCACTTGGCGGTCATAGCCATGGACCCCAAAGCCTATGAATACTGCATTTCCTTGCATCACCATTGCATCCACCCCAACACTTTTGTGCATTATTTTGCCACCAAAATACAATCCACCACAGGCCCAGATCACAGTTCGTTCAGTTGGAGAAGGAACAATGTTCTGTTAGAAATGCTTGAATTGGGTTACAACACAATCTTCACG GAAGCAGATGTACTATGGCTGAGAAGTCCGTTATCACACTTCAATCCAATTCAAGAGCTCTCAATTTCGTGTGATTCCTCTGGTAATGTGCAGAGCGGCGATTACTCTCACGACGGTGGAATCTTTTTCTTGAAAGCGAATGGTATAGCTTTTGAATTCCTCAAGTACTGGAAATTGGTCAAGTTTCTGTTTCCAAAGTCTCCAGATGAAGATTCATTATGTGCAACCATAGCGCAAAATCAAGATATGGTTGCAGCTTATGGCTTCCGTGTTAACCACATAGATACAACTTATTTTGGTGGATTTTGTCAGCAAAACAAGGATATGTTGATGGAAGCTTCTACCATCCATGCTAACTGCTGTGAAGATCTCACAAACAAGGTTCATGACCTTAggagtgttcttgatgattgGATTCAGTTCAGAAAAAATGTATCAGGTTCGGGCAAAATGATTATGGGGAGGCCATGGAAATGCTTAGGAAGGAAATTTACTTAG